The following are encoded in a window of Helicobacter ganmani genomic DNA:
- a CDS encoding 3-methyladenine DNA glycosylase, giving the protein MRIADSYELLEYLKSQNLLPVIPQDFVEISLADLESLKDLWWWPNALSFEVIVGVILVQNTRWEQVSSALEKLKNKEVLNLNSLSEMSLPTLQNLIQNVGLYRQKAARIQQLCQNILKDFGDYASFCAQVSRQWLLSQKGIGAESCDAILCYGLGKEVMVADKYTYKLLQSYGYTLESYEDLQIWLSSGVYENYDKVCTLYGFKIPLNLLFARFHGKIVEYCKIHKI; this is encoded by the coding sequence ATGAGAATCGCAGATAGTTATGAATTGCTAGAGTATCTAAAGTCGCAGAATCTTTTGCCAGTGATTCCACAAGACTTTGTAGAGATTTCTTTAGCGGATTTGGAATCCTTAAAAGATTTATGGTGGTGGCCTAATGCGCTAAGTTTTGAAGTAATTGTTGGGGTGATTTTGGTACAAAATACGCGTTGGGAGCAAGTTTCTAGTGCGTTAGAAAAATTAAAAAACAAAGAAGTATTGAATCTAAACTCTTTGAGTGAGATGTCCTTGCCAACCTTACAGAATCTCATTCAAAATGTCGGATTATACCGCCAAAAAGCAGCAAGAATCCAGCAACTTTGTCAGAATATTTTAAAAGATTTTGGAGACTATGCAAGTTTTTGTGCGCAAGTTTCAAGGCAGTGGCTTTTGAGTCAAAAGGGCATTGGAGCCGAGAGTTGCGATGCGATTTTGTGCTATGGATTAGGAAAAGAAGTAATGGTTGCAGACAAATACACTTATAAGCTACTCCAAAGCTATGGTTATACTTTGGAGTCTTATGAGGATTTACAAATTTGGTTAAGCAGTGGAGTGTATGAAAATTATGACAAGGTTTGCACGCTTTATGGCTTTAAGATTCCGCTTAATCTGCTCTTTGCAAGATTCCATGGTAAAATTGTAGAATATTGTAAAATTCATAAAATCTAA
- a CDS encoding M20/M25/M40 family metallo-hydrolase, with protein MQKYKNFEPIKVFLEICAIPHSSFQTQTLKEWIIEKAQKFGAKVQCDTAGNVLCTKGLPKLCLQGHYDMVYVGQSAQFLVKPKFIEREGKAFLCAEDSSLGADNGVALACMLLALRDCQNIECLFTIDEEVGMIGAREITLPLLAPYMLNCDSEEIDEVVCSCAGGYDLECKMSFPSLEITKDCEVLEICTQGFIGGHSGIEIHKGIPNAILELAKVAQSLIECGALAIEFCGGEKRNSIPVNATLSVAIPQEGTAQCKEILERITQGGLGDCVQFKVTKKPLEKQRKTFDICKLLEAILDLQNGVIVAQNTEPILSSNLGILQQDFQGEKVQIEFVVMGRGNQESLMQDNIAKEKMRLEALGFEVELLDYYAPWEREESELLQNVLQIAQKHNPNAQLKSIHAGLECGILKQKYPSICFASIGPNISHPHSVREELDLESFVCFDKILQDVLKRFGAF; from the coding sequence ATGCAAAAATATAAGAATTTTGAACCCATAAAGGTATTTTTGGAAATTTGTGCGATTCCGCATTCAAGCTTCCAAACGCAAACATTAAAAGAATGGATTATTGAAAAAGCGCAGAAGTTTGGCGCAAAAGTACAATGCGATACAGCGGGCAATGTGCTATGCACAAAAGGCTTACCGAAGTTGTGCTTGCAAGGACATTATGATATGGTGTATGTTGGACAATCTGCACAATTTTTGGTAAAACCTAAGTTTATAGAGCGTGAGGGCAAAGCATTTTTGTGTGCGGAGGATTCTAGTTTGGGGGCAGATAATGGCGTGGCTTTGGCTTGTATGTTGCTTGCATTAAGGGATTGCCAAAATATAGAATGCCTCTTTACGATAGATGAGGAAGTAGGAATGATAGGAGCAAGGGAGATTACACTGCCTCTTTTAGCTCCGTATATGCTAAATTGTGATAGTGAGGAGATAGATGAGGTGGTATGCTCGTGTGCGGGTGGTTATGATTTGGAATGTAAAATGTCTTTTCCAAGTCTTGAAATCACAAAAGATTGTGAAGTTTTGGAGATTTGTACGCAAGGTTTTATTGGGGGACATAGTGGGATTGAAATCCACAAAGGAATCCCTAATGCGATTTTGGAATTAGCCAAAGTGGCACAATCTCTTATAGAATGTGGCGCACTAGCAATAGAGTTTTGTGGGGGAGAAAAGAGGAATTCTATTCCTGTGAATGCGACTTTATCTGTTGCGATTCCACAGGAGGGAACGGCGCAATGCAAAGAAATCCTAGAAAGAATCACACAAGGAGGTTTAGGGGATTGTGTGCAATTTAAAGTTACGAAAAAACCACTAGAAAAACAAAGAAAGACTTTTGATATTTGTAAGCTTTTGGAAGCTATTTTAGACTTACAAAATGGCGTCATAGTTGCTCAAAATACCGAGCCGATTCTTTCAAGTAATCTTGGTATTTTGCAACAAGACTTTCAGGGTGAAAAAGTGCAGATAGAATTTGTGGTAATGGGGAGAGGAAATCAAGAATCTTTAATGCAGGACAATATTGCCAAAGAGAAAATGAGATTAGAAGCATTGGGTTTTGAGGTTGAATTATTAGATTATTATGCGCCTTGGGAGAGAGAGGAAAGCGAGTTGTTGCAAAATGTCTTGCAAATTGCTCAAAAGCATAATCCTAACGCGCAACTAAAAAGTATCCACGCGGGGCTTGAATGTGGAATCTTAAAACAAAAATATCCCTCCATTTGTTTTGCCTCTATTGGTCCAAATATTTCTCACCCGCATTCTGTGCGTGAAGAGCTTGACTTGGAAAGTTTTGTATGCTTTGATAAAATTTTGCAAGATGTACTTAAAAGATTTGGCGCATTTTAA
- a CDS encoding replication-associated recombination protein A, which yields MKNLAYNKRPKSFQDFVGQSHLFGGNAPLMRLILSGKIPHSFFFGPPGSGKTSAAILIARAIDSPFYSLNATNFKSEDLRAILKNYQNALQKPLIFIDEVHRLNKTQQEMLLPIMENYQALILGASTENPYFALTQAIRSRSMVFEFYPLEKKDLEEILKPYALSTEIQDFLIQTSGGDARAMLNLLDCALSTDLPLNVELLETFRKTNLSGTSELDTHYNLISAMIKSIRGSDENAAIYYLARLIAGGENPEFIARRLVILASEDIGNANPNALNLANSTLQSVAKIGYPEARILLAQCVIYLSSSPKSNSAYCAIDKALQYVEQNPNEPIPQNIVQFNKNYLYPHDFGGFVEQKYLHKDLKFVKWLPKGFEKTLKEWLDKIKGRE from the coding sequence TTGGAGGAAATGCTCCTTTAATGCGCCTTATTTTGAGCGGTAAGATTCCACACAGCTTTTTCTTTGGACCTCCCGGAAGTGGCAAAACGAGTGCTGCGATTCTCATTGCTAGAGCAATAGACTCTCCTTTTTATTCTCTAAATGCGACAAACTTCAAGTCAGAGGATTTGCGTGCAATTTTGAAAAATTATCAAAATGCCTTGCAAAAGCCATTGATTTTTATTGATGAAGTGCATCGTTTAAACAAAACCCAACAAGAAATGCTTTTGCCCATTATGGAAAATTATCAAGCGTTAATTTTGGGAGCTTCCACAGAAAATCCCTATTTTGCACTTACTCAAGCGATTCGCTCACGTTCAATGGTTTTTGAATTTTATCCCCTAGAGAAAAAGGATTTAGAGGAGATTTTAAAACCTTACGCATTAAGCACAGAGATTCAAGATTTTTTAATTCAAACAAGTGGTGGCGATGCAAGGGCAATGCTGAATCTGTTGGATTGCGCTTTAAGCACGGATTTGCCCTTAAATGTGGAGTTATTAGAAACTTTCCGCAAAACAAATTTAAGTGGAACGAGTGAGTTAGATACGCATTATAATCTGATTTCTGCGATGATTAAAAGCATTCGCGGAAGTGATGAGAATGCGGCGATTTATTATCTTGCACGTTTGATTGCGGGGGGTGAGAATCCGGAGTTTATTGCGCGCCGTCTTGTGATTTTGGCGAGTGAGGACATCGGAAATGCGAATCCAAATGCGTTAAATTTAGCCAATTCTACCTTGCAAAGTGTTGCAAAGATTGGTTATCCAGAGGCAAGGATTCTTTTAGCACAATGTGTGATTTATCTTAGCAGTTCGCCCAAATCCAATAGTGCCTATTGTGCCATTGATAAGGCATTGCAATATGTAGAGCAGAATCCCAACGAGCCGATTCCGCAAAATATTGTGCAATTTAACAAAAACTATCTTTATCCTCACGATTTTGGTGGTTTTGTAGAACAAAAATATCTTCATAAGGATTTGAAGTTTGTAAAGTGGTTACCTAAGGGGTTTGAAAAGACTTTAAAGGAATGGCTAGATAAAATTAAGGGCAGAGAATGA